Genomic window (Lampris incognitus isolate fLamInc1 chromosome 3, fLamInc1.hap2, whole genome shotgun sequence):
tgaatgaatgaatgaatgaatgacacttTGTAAAAGCCCCCTCTGGTCGAGATGTCGCACCtacatatctatgatgtgcacTACATCCTTAAAGTTTGAAAGGAATCAGCCGATGAGGAGCACTACAGTCAGAAGTCAAATATCTGCCAATTCAGTCTCATGGATAGCTACAATCATTCACTTATGGACATGCATTGGATGTTAAAAAATCATCTagtcatgaaaaaaaaattgttaaaagATCTTCATGCTGGCTATATTTATTTTTTGCCATTTTGAATTTTCTCCAAAAAACGTTTTTCATTGCTTCACTGACAAATTTGACCCAATTTTCACCAAAATAAGcttctcttttgttttgttttttgatgttACACACAATTtggctactactagtactttcggctgctcccgttagggggcgccacagcaggtcatccttttccatctctttctgtcctctgcatcttcctctgtcacaccagccacctgcatgtcctccctcaccacatccgtaaacctcctctttggccttcctcttctcctcttccctggcagctccatattctgcatccttctcccaatatacccagcatctctcctccacatatgtccaaaccatctcaatcttgtctctcttgctttgtctccaaactgtccaacctgagctgtgcctctaatatactcattcctaatcctgttcttcttcatcactcccagtgaaaatcttatcatcttcaactctgccacctccagctccacctcctgtcttttcatcagtgccactgtctccaaaccttacaacaaagctggtctcactaccatcttgtaaaccttccctttaactcttgctggtacccttctgtcacaaatcactcctgacactcttctccaccctgcctgcactctcttctgcactccccgttactttggacagttgaccccaagtatttaaactcatttgccttcatcacctctactccttgcatcctgaccattccactgtcctccctctcgttcccgcataggtatttcatcttgctcctactgactttcattcctcttcactgcagtgcatacctccacctctccaggctctcctcaacctgttcccTGCTCTCACTTGAAATATCAGTGTTAGTGGGACTGATGTGAAGTTAAAGGTGTGTTTTCACTTGAATCCTGACCGATATCAAGTTCCAGTAGAAAGGTAGCTGACGCTGGTTGTGTTTTGATATGTACTACTTTTTATTGCCCTCAGGAGATATAATGTGCTGCCGCCACTAGATAGAGAGCTGAGGACTGCTGGACCAGCTGCTGTTTGGACCAGCACCATTCAGCACCCTGCAAACATGTTGTTACTTTCAGGAAGGGGAAATATTACATGTGGCGCCTTTTAAAACAAGTTTAAAATCAGTTTAAACTTAGttaatgggcggcatggtggcccagtggttagcgctgtcacctcacagcaagaaggtcctgggttcgaaccctaggattgtccccttgggggtcatcccaggtcgtcctctgtgtggagtttgcttgttctccctgaCAGGAGGACCTGCaggtggtccccaggcgctgcacggcggctgccttcCTGAGGAAGTTGTGTGGCTGTACAAGAAGTAGTTCAGAGTTTTGATGTAAaagtgctgaaaatgtcagttttTCCCTTTATGAACAATTAAAACTTGCTGCACGGGGAAATATGTTAAAATACTGATGTGTTGCATCGCATGTGACTtattctgacctttgacctttggcAGGTGCTGCAGCCATAGAGTGGATTAGCAAAGCGTTCAGTGATGAGTCAGTCCTGCTGAAGCATGAGCTGGCCTACTGCCTGGGACAGATGCAGGACAAACAGGCCATACCCACCCTGACCACTGTACTGCAGGACACACAGCAGGAAGCCATGGTCCGACATGAAGCAGGTATATACTACCACATACACCActtacaccacatacaccaccaCATACACCACTTTTACCACATACACCACCTACTGCCTGGGACAGATGCGGGACAAACAGGCCATACCCACCCTGACCACTGTACTGCAGGACACACAGCAGGAAGCCATGGTCCGACATGAAGCAAGTatacacaaccacatacaccgccacatacacaaccacatacaccacttacaaccacatacacccacaTACACCACTTACACCCACATACACCACCATATACACCACATCCACCACATACAACCACAAATaccacatacaccacatacacaaccatatacaccacatacaccacatTTTGAGGTTACATATGTTTCTACCTGTCTTCCATCTCCCTGGTTTCAGTATGGGTCGATGGACAGGTATGTGTTGCTGTGTGGGCGGTGGCCATTACAGGAATGTGGGTGATGTCAGATGACTCGGGCCATAACAAGTAAACTGCCATTCCACAGTACAGCAGCTAACATCACAGTACAGTTGTGGGGTATAAGATCCAGCTTCAGTCCTGTCCACAGTAAACACCTGAAGACATCTGTAGTTGGCTGAGAAAAATCAGCACTGAACAACTGATGAACAATTGAACAATTAGATGAAGGTTTTCTGTTCTGATGAATCCCAGTTCCCCCTGCACCTCCATGATGGTAGACTCCATGCCGGCAGACTCCATGATGGTAGACTCCATGCTGGCAAACTCAATCATGGTAGACTCCATGCCGGCAGACTCCATGATGGTAGACTCCATGCTGGCAGACTCAATCATGGCAGACTCCATTATGGTAGTCTCCATGATGGCAGACTCCATGATGGTAGACTGGATGATGGCAGACCCCATGATGGTAGACTCCATGATGGTAGTCTCCATGATGGCAGACACCATGATGGCAGACTCCATGCCCGCAGACTCCATGATGGTAGACTCCATGCTGGTGGTCTCCATGATGGCAGACTCCATGATGGTAGACTCCATGATGGCAGGCTCGGGGTGTGGCTTAAACAACATGAGGCAATGGACCCGTGCATGGTTACACCTCCACAGGCCAGTAGTGGGAATTGTAATGGTTTGAGGCAGCATTTAGCTGTCTCGTCACACACTAGTGCATGAATACTTGCAGATCAATGCCTTCATGCCAGAGCATACATTAAGGTTTATGGTCATCATGTACCCCCAACAGGATAGCGATTTCAACAATATAATGCTTCCTTTCTTTGTGGAAGAATCCTCCTGGAATGGTTCACGGAGCATTCAGATGAAATGATGTTTATGACACATAACATATGTTAATAATAAACATATCCCAGATATTAATCCAGCTGCACACATCTGGGATGAACTTGAATGCAAGATTAATTGAGGGAGCATCCACCCATCAACCTTGAGCATCTACATGAAGAAACTGCATGGTCTGTTTTAACACCAGGACAATACTGCACCCTGGTTTAGACACTGCcacaactattattattattattattattattattcctttcacgtttcctgttttacatcctgtaaagccgggtccaaactatggacctgaggcactatagggcagatgtcacttgattgacagtactcatcgtaatatgtgggctgttccgagtaagGCGATCTTCTGAACTacactgatgttgatgtttcctgggatacggttggtgaacttttccattcccttcttcatgagtcctagagctccgatgaccactggtgttgtttcggtcttcatcccccacatcctgttgatttcaatctccaggtctttgtacttggtcagcttctctgtgactgtcGCTGAGGTGTGttttcggatggtgttgccatgtcaatgagcatacacctcttttgcttcctgtccttgataacgatgtcgggcttgttggcttttatctctctgtcagtgtggatgggcatgtcccaggggatggtgacgtcattgttttcagtgaccgttttttgctgctctttgtaccacttctcagtcgtcttgatcttgtaactcctgcagatcttccagtgcaggtatgctgctgccttgttgtacctgtacatgtactcggtctttgccagttccgggcagcccgagacaatgtggtcgatggtttcttcgtacattccacagattctgcattttgggtcttttccatctttgatgatgcgatggtgataggatctggttgccaggctctggtcttgtgcagtgattatcaggccctccgtctctgctttcagcccagtgctcctcagccactggtgtgtcttttgttgggccACGtttgcatctttcattctttttgggtacttcccgtgtattgctttgtcctcccaggttttttgcagttgtcgctggccatggtgttttgccttctgcttcactcatttggCATAGACGGTAGtgtcctcattttctgttggtggggtttctgggacatcaagctctttcttgaattgcgcagcttctttattgatggagtatatctgatgttttactattcggaggagtgggtcatctgtttttgtcaggtaggcatccagcccgatagtggtagtcttgatggtcagtttgagttggactaggcctcatcctcctgaagctcttggtaggtacagccggTCAACATCTGCTTTCATGTGGTgcgtcttctccatggtcagcatctttcttgtcttggtgtctagtctcttgatgtcgttcagtttccagttgatgatgttgaagctgtatgtcactacaggtatcgctaggcTGTTGATAGCATCAATTCTGTTAGCTGCATTGAGtttgctcttcagtaccatacacactctcctgtggtactctttctagatcttctccttcatggttgagtgttgtatgccatctCTTTTGTTCAcgcctaggtacttgtatgtgctatcttggtctagctctttgattacggtgtcagtgtcaaggtctaagtctgcagtcttggtaagtcttcctttcttgaaagtggctttggcacacttgtcaattccgaattccatcttgatgtcgtcgcTGAAGGTCTTGATGATAGTGAATAGACCCTTCTGCTGGTTGTCATCCTTGCGAAACATCTTGAGGttgtcaatgtagaacaggtgggtcagtttgccattctgtgatttgtacctaTAGCTGCtattgttcagtagattgctgagtggcgctagtgcaaggcaaaagagcagtggtgatagtgagtccctttggaagattccgcttctgatgttgatcagtctcgatgttaaagacccctctgcatgatggagattcagggtggtcttccaggtcttcatgctctccgtgatgaacttgacagttgttgggcagactctgtagatcttgtGGCTCTTCTCtttccaggagtgtggcatgctgtcaaatgccttactgtagtcaatccatgctgactactttttcttcgatttgacctcttgcaatatggctttattgatgagtgtAGCTGGTCCGtgcatccatagctacctttcttagatcccttctgttctgctggtaacaaggtgtttttgtcgaggaagctataggttctctctgtgatgatggaggtgatgatcttgtacattgttggtaggcaggtgatgggtctgtaattctttgggttctgtgtctcctctgtcttcgggagcatttctttggattcttgatgatatcattgtaagcccatgcgaggtcttcgtggatgcaattctgtctatccctggtgccttccagttgttggtcttgttgatggcagcagtggtctcagtggtgttgatTTCTGACCATTGTTGGTGCTGTATTtgtttgtattgatcctgttgttgctggatccatatagctccctcattgtgtcttttgttgttctcccagatcttactccagaactccTCGACTTCTTTGATTGTAGGTGGTTCCTTGACGTCTATCTTCTTCTTGCTCAGCTCATGATAGAATTTTTTGGCATCTTCTTTGATGATCTTATTTTGCCAGAAGAACTTGCTCCTCTTGTCGAATCTCCTGAGTCTCTGTGCCtttgcttgaatctgttgttttagcatctctttgactattggtctatcattcttctgtttgatgttgagcttttgttccagttgtttcctttttctctctttgatgttggagttcttctcgacttcactcaggagtgatagttgtctccgcagtttcctaatctcctcaattttctccttccaaactggttgttttctcttctgtttctgttgttgtcTTGGTCTTTTTCCTGCTGTGTCTGCTATGGCTGAAGCGGCCGCATATATGAGCTGGTTGATTTCTGTTTGGTTCAAAGGTCTTGTCATCTCACCCTTGATGTTTTGGATGGCTTCGTTGGCGAGTCTGATAGCTTCTTTGGAGTGGTGGGCTTTCTTGATCTTTGGGATTATTAGTCGTTCTTCAATAGGAATTTCTTTTAGGGTTTCCCATCTCTGCCGGATACTTACTGTCATCTCTGCTTCTTTCTCGTTGTATTTTTCCTGTACTGCTTCTACTTGGTGTTGTACTtctgggggggggtctgtgatggtggtttctgcttgttcttcttcctcttcaccagtTGCTGCTGTCTCGTCTGGTTTTTTGATATTTAGCTCCTCGGTGCTCGTGTTGGAGATGCtctctctgatttttttttctcgtaTGTTTTCGAGTTCCAGGTCTGTTAGTCTTTGGTTTTTAATGATGTCGCGCCTGACATTGgagagtttattattattattattgttattaatgttgTTGCAttgatattattatattatttattattattagtattgttattgttatatcattattattattattattattattattattattattattatattaggaCCAAGGTGGATTCCAAGGCAGTACTGAACAGGGCTTTCTATTTTcctggtctctctcacacacacgaacATATCGAGGGTTGGGGTGTAATAGAGTAGTAAAGTAGTGGCATTATGAAATGAAACATCTGTACTCAGCCCGTGTCACATTTCAGAACATCAGTATTGTGATTATAGATACTCTTTAAAGGAGCTATAGGTGGCCGCCAATTTTTGGCAACATTTTAAATTTCTTATTGTATCTCGACAGTAATCGATAGTACTCAAAAGACATTTGACACCGAAATGAAAAAAACTCCCTCATTCCTGTAGGGGGCAGGAGTTAAAACAACGACATCCAATCAAATGAACGACCAAGTCAAATGATTGGAATGAGCGAGCTGTCTATCAAATCCTTAGTGACACACGCGTTTGTTATGCGCATAACAGTTGTGCGTACACAAAGGTCAGTTGCTAACACATAGCTGCCTGCTAGCTACCTAGCGAGCCAGTCCTGATTGCTACAACAATGGAGCCGGATCCTGAGGAATTCAGCAAAtaacatgctagctagctagctagctgtgagtGCTAACAGTAGACATGTTCATTGTTTATGTTCATCATAATAATAAAGTTAgttttctcttgtgtgtgtgaCATCATTCGGTACAGCTAATTCGGCTCCACTCAGAATGATGCTTTTCTCAGGTGAAATGCTTTCGCTTCAATCAGAATACTGAAATTCAATTATTGAGATTATTATTGCGATTATTGAAATTATCTGCATATCGAGAAGTAAGCACGCAGAAACACCACATACAAGGGCAtcggggtggcgtagcagtctattccatccaacacggggatcgtcggtttgaattcccgtgttacttccagcttggtctagcatccctgcagacataattggcctgtctgcgggtgggaagccggatgtgatcctggtcgctgcactagtgcctcctctggtcggttggagcacctgttcagggaggagggggaacttgggggaatagcgtgattgtcccacgcgctacatccccctggcaaaactcctcactgtcaggtgaaaagaagcagctggttactccacatgtatgggaggagacatgtggtagtctgcagccctccttggatcggcagagggggtggagcagcaaccaggacggcttggaagagtggggtaattggccggatacaattggggtggggggtgggggggtgttcgtATAATGAGCGGTGTCTAAATGACAGATGCATCTTTGTTATCAGAGTTTCACCCTCAGTCTCTCCTCACCAGCAGGACAGAGAAGCAACAGTGACTTGTTTTTGCATCTCCAGGGGAGGCTCTGGGAGCCATCGGTGATGCTGTGGTGCTGGAGCTGCTGAAACAGTACAGTCAGGACCCCGTCATAGAGGTAGGACCCTCATACCTGACTCATAACCAGCCAACTACTGCCACCAGAAACTGAAATGGAATGAAAGTAATTTCAGTTTAAAGCTGAGAAGGAATTATTTTGTTGAGAAATTGAATTTGAATCCTGTAACATGAATTGCATTTCATAGTTTTATTTAGTTTTAATCATGGTTTACTTTAAATTAATGGTTTATTTCAACCCGCTCCAGGTGGCGGAGACTTGCCAGCTGGCTGTTTGTcgcatacagtggctgcagggcgGTGGCGAGCAGCAGAACGAGGGTGGAGCTACAGACAAGAGCTCCTACTTTTCTATCGATCCCGCTCCACCTGCAAACAGCAAGAGCCTCTCAGAACTACGGGCCATTCTGCTGGATGAAAGCCTGCCGATGTTTGAGCGTTACAGAGCCATGTTTGCTCTGCGTAATCTGGGCACTGAGGATGCTGTGCTGGCGCTGGGGGAGGGTAAGATAGAACacttgtgtgttttatgtgtgtgtccaCCTCCATCCAGTaaaacaccaccatcaccacactgGCTGTATGTACCCACAGTTAATCATTCAGTTCCTTCACTTTCTCTTACAAATAAGAATCTCCCCCAGGGAGTCTGTCCTCACCTGGGCTACCTTGAAAGGCTTCCCTATCAGTCTGGTAGCCTTCCTCACTGTTGGTGGCCAACAGCAGTCCTGAGGTAGCCACCATTATGGCCACTGTCCTCTGTGGATAAAGAGGAAAAGGGGCATGTGTTCAATGTAGTGCTTGCATTTATGATTGAATTTtgacaattgtttttttttgggggggggggggtttccccccaattgtatctggccagttaccccaaccttatccgatgtgagggtctaaggacaggatgttgtgatgctgtaaagcccactgaggcacatttgtaatttgtgatattgggctataccagcggtcgggaacctatggctcgcgagccatatatggctcttccggtgacggcatatggctcccagacaattttgagttgaaaattatttttttttcaaaaaaatcagtttggaactgattttaaaatacttgtgatatttcttaataatactgtgtcattttaaagtaaacagaaattagttttgaagataaatttcacgggtcacgggtcacccgtgggtcgggtcgggaaccaatggctcgcgagcatgtccaggtcattgtaaaggtgaagaaatcaattttatcagatagccaactagtttatccgcttcaacccttgtaacggaaaagatggcgaaaagaaaaaaagatgatgattaccgtgcattccaggctgcgtggacagaggaatttgcatttgtggagagagcaggatctgcggtatgtctaatatgcaatgataaaattgcatcgatgaaacggtcaaatataaagtggcacttcgatacgcaccatgcttcatttgcatcgaaatatccagcgggggacagcaggaaaagggcatgcgaggagctacagcggagagtgcagacgagtcagcagcaactacgtgtgtggaccaagtaaggtgacgggaattccgctagctttgcgggggctttggcaatagtaaggaatggaaagtcattcacagatggcgagtatgccaaaacattcatgcttgatgtggccaatgaactgtttgatgacttcccaaataaagacaagataatcaaacgaataaaagacatgcccctgtcagcaagaactgtgcacgatcgtagcatcatgatggcaaatcaagttgaggaaacacaaattaaggacataaacgccgggacatacttttctctcgcgttagatgagtcaacagacgttagccatctatctcagtgcagtatcattgccaggtatgctgcaggtgacacactgcgtgaggaaagcttggctgttttgccaatgaaagggacaacaagaggagaggatttattcatgtctttcatggagtttgctaaagaaaaaaaactaccgatggataaacttatttctgtctgtactgatggtgcaccctgtatgttggggaagaacaaaggatttgtagcgcttctccgtgaacatgaaaagagagccatcctaagttttcattgcatcctgcaccaggaggcgctttgcgctcagacgtgtggccaggagcttggcgaggtgatgtctctggtcattcgagtggtcaactttattgttgcccgagctttaaatgatcgccagtttaaagctctgttagaagaagttgggaatcattatcccggtctgcttttacacagcaacgtgcgttggttgtcaagggggaaggtgctcagccgttttgcagcttgcctgagtgaaatccggacttttcttgaaatgaaaggcgtcaagcatcctgagctagacaacactgactggctcctgcagtttcactatctcgtggacataactggccatctgaaccagctcaatgtgaaaatgcaaggtattggaaatacaatctcatcccttcaacaagcagtgtttgcatttgaaagcaagctggaagtctttctcagggacattgaaacaggtcgtcttctgcactttgaaagactgcaacaatttagagatgcatgcttagcaagtgactccactcaacatctggatctccagcagccagctggctttacgttcagtctcctgcagtcattcaaagcacgttttggagaatttcgtgcgcgcactggtcttttcaagttcatcactcatccacatgagtgtgcagtggacaaaatcgacctgacatgcatccccggggtctctatcggagactttgagctggaagttgctgacctgaaggcatcagacatgtggatgagtaagttcaagtcacttaatggagagttggaaagtcttgcgcgacagcgagcagagctggcgagggaacacaagtggacagaaattaaaaatcttcaacctgaagaccagctgattcttaaaacttggaacgagcttcctgtgacataccacacaatgcagcgtgtgagtattgccgtattgaccatgtttggctctacatatgcatgtgaacagtctttctcgcatatgaggaacattaagaccaacctacgctcacgtttaactgatggaagcctcaacgcctgcatgaagctcaacctcaccacgtatgaaccagactacaaggccatcagcaaaaccatgcagcaccagaagtcgcattaaaagtaagacatatttaatttattatacgttaaaaatactatatggctctcaatgaaatatatttagaaatatttggcttttatggctctcccagtcaaaaaggttcccgacccctgggctatacaaataaaactgacttgacttgactcttccgagccatcctggtctctgctccaccccttctgctgatccgggaagggctgcagactaccacatgcctcctcccatacatgtggagtcaccagccgcttcttttcacctgacagtgaggggtttcaccagggggacgtagcgcgtgggaggatcacgctgttccccctcccccctgaacaggtaccctgactgaccagagcgatcaggacacatacccacatccggcttcccacccgcagacacggccgattgtgtctgtaggaacgcccaaccaagccggaggtaacatgggcattcgaactggcgatccccattttggtaggcaacggactgacaattgacctttcgcaaagtaccgcccagaatggtgcttgtccaatcctaccttagcaaccgtttctatgtgagggaggtccgtcaagctttcaaacagacaacaaaatgctgaaacggtgtgcctatgggatctgcagattggatactagatatgtgaagtttggaggggtgtaattttctttcccttctcgaAACCCAGaaggcaagaagcgcaatgtcggcaatggatttggcagtatagcagaccccatggccagcttaatccacccaaaatcaacaaaactacctgtctgctccaagctaagcttgctactagctattattgatagctaatatagctaacgtattattactgttacttttacccacacaatgattattaccattatcagcaTATCAACAACgtgttactgactaacaaaataacattattaatgtacctgatgaatgtaaccagcttagtctgtggccagagatacctcatttaatgatagctaatgctaGCTCGCTAACATAActctgttatgctagtcacaggttagccaggctcCACCTTTCACTTCAGAGCagaaagacccgcggggagggttggctgggatggtctctggccagtctggccTCCCCATATCCGGCCTGTTTTAAATGTGTCTCCCCCTCtgggagctccaggtggggaccggctgTTTGGAAAAGTAATCCGCCCGCGGAGGCATcttgtttgccttattttgttgaaaataccggttctggtccgaaggtaaaaaaaaaatcatggggcggttcccccggccccggggcatgtccctggctgccctgcgacccccaggagcccaaaCAGAACCCCCGaagaagcctggataaaagaacgctatggggaaccttggccaaaatcaacactataatatggtgatgtttacaatggattatcaaaaatataccaataacagctgaaatatgtaacttaccctgcAGGGC
Coding sequences:
- the dohh gene encoding deoxyhypusine hydroxylase translates to MANDDQIATIGAVLVDPGQDLARRFRALFTLRNVGGAAAIEWISKAFSDESVLLKHELAYCLGQMQDKQAIPTLTTVLQDTQQEAMVRHEAGEALGAIGDAVVLELLKQYSQDPVIEVAETCQLAVCRIQWLQGGGEQQNEGGATDKSSYFSIDPAPPANSKSLSELRAILLDESLPMFERYRAMFALRNLGTEDAVLALGEGLHCSSALFRHEIGYVLGQMQHPASIPALQAALERNGEDPMVRHEAAEALGSIGREDCVAVLQRYRGDGERVVKESCEVALDMLEYETSDQFQYADGLVRLQG